In one Pseudomonas hydrolytica genomic region, the following are encoded:
- a CDS encoding AMP-binding protein, translating to MTQLSYTRGPQDKPLLAMTIGEAFDTTVRLHARREALVVRHQNLRYSWGELAEVVEDCARGLLALGLLPGDRVGIWAPNCAEWCIAQFATAKVGAILVNINPAYRLNELEYALKQSGCRWLICAEQFKSSDYHAMLAELIPELADSPPGGLHAPQLAELRGVISLARTPPAGMLGWAKLLGLAGQISHDVLRRRQAQLQFDDPINIQYTSGTTGFPKGAALSHYNILNNGYMVGESLGLSEQDRMVIPVPLYHCFGMVMGNLGCMTHGSTMIYPGPAFEPLSTLQAVAEERATVLYGVPTMFIAELDHPRRAEFDLSSLRTGIMAGATCPIEVMKRVIEQMHMAEVQIAYGMTETSPVSTQSAADDPLELRVASVGRTQPHLETKLVDEQGNVVPRGQIGELCTRGYSVMLGYWNNQEATQESIDEAKWMHSGDLAVMDEAGYLKIVGRSKDMIIRGGENIYPREIEEFLFTHPAVADVQVIGIPDSKYGEEVAAWVKLHPDQVLTAEALAEYCKGRIAHFKVPRHFRFVEEFPMTVTGKVQKFRMRELMQAELAPPLRLVGR from the coding sequence ATGACTCAGCTCAGCTACACCCGCGGCCCGCAGGACAAACCCCTGCTGGCCATGACCATCGGCGAAGCCTTCGATACCACGGTGCGTCTGCACGCTCGCCGCGAGGCGCTGGTGGTGCGCCATCAGAACCTGCGTTACAGCTGGGGCGAACTGGCCGAGGTGGTCGAGGACTGCGCCCGCGGCCTGCTCGCCCTCGGCCTGCTGCCGGGCGACCGGGTCGGCATCTGGGCACCGAACTGCGCCGAGTGGTGCATCGCCCAGTTCGCCACGGCGAAGGTCGGCGCGATCCTGGTCAACATCAATCCGGCCTATCGGCTGAACGAGCTGGAGTACGCGCTGAAACAGTCCGGCTGCCGCTGGCTGATCTGCGCCGAGCAGTTCAAGAGCTCCGACTACCATGCCATGCTCGCCGAGCTGATCCCGGAGCTGGCCGATAGCCCGCCCGGCGGGCTGCATGCCCCGCAGCTTGCCGAGCTGCGCGGGGTGATCAGCCTGGCGCGCACGCCGCCCGCCGGCATGCTCGGCTGGGCCAAGCTGCTCGGCCTGGCCGGGCAGATCTCCCACGACGTGCTGCGTCGCCGCCAGGCCCAGTTGCAGTTCGACGACCCGATCAACATCCAGTACACCTCGGGTACCACCGGCTTTCCCAAGGGCGCGGCGCTGAGCCATTACAACATCCTCAACAACGGCTACATGGTCGGCGAGAGTCTGGGGCTGAGCGAACAGGACCGCATGGTGATCCCGGTGCCGCTGTACCACTGTTTCGGCATGGTGATGGGCAATCTCGGCTGCATGACCCATGGCAGCACGATGATCTACCCCGGCCCGGCCTTCGAGCCGCTGAGCACCCTGCAGGCGGTGGCCGAGGAGCGCGCCACGGTGCTGTATGGCGTGCCCACCATGTTCATCGCCGAGCTGGATCACCCGCGCCGCGCCGAGTTCGATCTGTCCAGCCTGCGCACGGGCATCATGGCCGGTGCCACCTGCCCGATCGAGGTGATGAAGCGGGTGATCGAGCAGATGCATATGGCCGAGGTGCAGATCGCCTATGGCATGACCGAGACCAGCCCGGTGTCGACCCAGAGCGCCGCCGACGATCCGCTGGAGCTGCGCGTGGCCAGCGTCGGTCGCACCCAACCGCACTTGGAGACCAAGCTGGTCGACGAACAGGGCAACGTGGTGCCGCGCGGGCAGATCGGTGAACTCTGCACCCGCGGCTACAGCGTGATGCTGGGCTACTGGAACAACCAGGAGGCGACCCAGGAGAGCATCGACGAGGCCAAGTGGATGCACAGCGGCGATCTGGCGGTGATGGACGAGGCGGGCTACCTGAAGATTGTCGGGCGCAGCAAGGACATGATCATCCGCGGCGGCGAGAACATCTATCCGCGCGAGATCGAGGAGTTCCTCTTCACCCACCCGGCGGTGGCCGACGTGCAGGTGATCGGCATTCCCGACAGCAAGTACGGCGAGGAAGTGGCCGCCTGGGTCAAGCTGCACCCGGATCAGGTCCTCACCGCCGAGGCGCTCGCCGAGTACTGCAAGGGGCGCATCGCCCACTTCAAGGTGCCGCGCCACTTCCGCTTCGTCGAGGAATTCCCCATGACCGTAACCGGCAAGGTGCAGAAGTTTCGCATGCGCGAATTGATGCAGGCCGAGCTGGCACCGCCGCTGCGCCTGGTCGGCCGCTGA
- a CDS encoding aldehyde dehydrogenase family protein produces the protein MATPPLHRKTLDFLARPQRMLIGDQWLDASSGSRMQVRNPATGEPLASVPSASAEDVDRAVQAARSAFYDSAWNRIRPRERQNLLWRLAELIERDADVLAELECLNNGKSAQVARAMDVQLCIDFLRYMAGWATKIEGSTVEPSLPLMPNEDFHAYIRREAVGVVGAIVAWNFPLLLACWKLGPALASGCTLVLKPADETPLSALKLAELVQEAGYPAGVFNVVTGTGLNAGAALSSHPGVDKLTFTGSTEVGKQIGKAAMDNMTRVTLELGGKSPTIVLADADLQQAAAGAASAIFFNQGQVCCAGSRLYVQRKHFDNVVADIAAIANGMKLGNGLDPSVQMGPLISAKQQDRVTGYINLGRELGATVACGGEGFGPGYFVQPTVLVDVDQRHRLVQEEIFGPVLVAMPFDDIDEVVRLANDNPYGLGASIWSNDLGAVHRMIPRICSGSVWVNCHSALDPALPFGGHKLSGIGREMGAAAIEHYTELKTVMIKL, from the coding sequence ATGGCAACCCCGCCACTCCACCGTAAAACCCTCGATTTCCTCGCCAGGCCACAACGCATGCTGATCGGCGACCAATGGCTGGACGCCTCCAGCGGCAGCCGCATGCAGGTGCGCAACCCGGCCACCGGCGAGCCGCTGGCCAGCGTCCCCTCGGCCAGCGCTGAAGACGTCGACCGCGCCGTTCAGGCCGCCCGCAGCGCCTTCTACGACTCCGCCTGGAACCGCATCCGCCCGCGCGAACGGCAGAACCTGCTGTGGCGCCTGGCCGAGCTGATCGAGCGGGACGCCGACGTGCTGGCCGAGCTGGAATGCCTGAACAACGGCAAGAGCGCCCAGGTGGCCCGCGCCATGGACGTACAGCTGTGCATCGACTTTCTGCGCTACATGGCCGGCTGGGCCACCAAGATCGAGGGCAGCACGGTGGAGCCGTCCCTGCCCCTGATGCCGAACGAGGATTTTCACGCCTATATCCGCCGCGAGGCGGTGGGGGTGGTAGGCGCCATCGTGGCCTGGAACTTTCCGCTGCTGCTGGCCTGCTGGAAGCTCGGTCCGGCGCTGGCCAGCGGTTGCACCCTGGTGCTCAAACCGGCCGACGAAACCCCGCTGAGCGCACTGAAGCTCGCCGAACTGGTTCAGGAAGCCGGCTACCCGGCCGGGGTGTTCAACGTGGTCACCGGCACCGGCCTGAACGCCGGCGCGGCGCTGTCCAGCCACCCCGGAGTGGACAAGCTGACCTTCACCGGCTCCACCGAAGTGGGCAAGCAGATCGGCAAGGCGGCCATGGACAACATGACCCGCGTGACCCTGGAACTGGGCGGCAAATCGCCGACCATCGTGCTGGCTGATGCCGACCTGCAGCAGGCCGCCGCCGGGGCCGCCAGCGCCATCTTCTTCAACCAGGGCCAGGTGTGCTGCGCCGGCTCGCGCCTGTACGTGCAGCGCAAGCACTTCGACAACGTGGTGGCCGACATCGCCGCCATCGCCAACGGCATGAAGCTGGGCAACGGCCTCGACCCCAGCGTGCAGATGGGCCCGCTGATCTCCGCCAAGCAGCAGGATCGGGTCACCGGCTACATCAACCTGGGCCGCGAACTGGGCGCCACCGTCGCCTGCGGCGGCGAAGGCTTCGGCCCCGGCTACTTCGTTCAGCCGACGGTGCTGGTGGACGTCGACCAGCGCCACCGCCTGGTCCAGGAAGAAATCTTCGGCCCGGTGCTGGTGGCCATGCCCTTCGACGATATCGACGAGGTGGTGCGCCTGGCCAACGACAACCCCTACGGCCTGGGCGCCAGCATCTGGTCCAACGACCTCGGCGCGGTGCACCGGATGATTCCGCGCATCTGCTCCGGCTCTGTGTGGGTCAACTGCCACAGCGCCCTCGACCCGGCCCTGCCGTTCGGCGGCCACAAGCTCTCCGGCATCGGCCGCGAGATGGGCGCCGCCGCCATCGAGCACTACACCGAACTGAAAACGGTGATGATCAAGCTGTGA